In Candidatus Schekmanbacteria bacterium, the DNA window TCTTGTCTTCATTCCTCTATTCCTTGTATAAATATCCTTTTTAAAATTTACATTTTTCTATCATATTACGCTTTCATCTTCCACAATATCCTTATTTTCTCCAAATTATCTTTGAAAGAAGGCAATTAGATGAATCATTGCTTATGAGAGGAAATTAAAGTTTGGTTCTATTTTGTTTTGGATTCAAATCCAAAGTGCTGATAATCTTATCACAGGCATCGACAACATCCTTCACCTCTATTGATTCTATACATTCAGGTTTCCCGCTTGGCGCAGGCGAACATTCTTTGAAAAACCTCTGTTTACAGGGACGGCATTGAAATTCTTTTTTAACCTGTATATAAAGTTCAGGTTTTGTGTAGGGATGAGTCTTGTGATGGTTGCCAGGACCAAAAATCACAACAATAGGCGTTTTCAGTGCAGAGGCAATATGCATAGGCCCACTGTCATTTCCTATGAAAATTGATGCTTTTTCAATTATTGCCGCTGTTTGACAAATAGATAATTTCCCTGCCATATCGAATATTTCCCCTTTTACAAGAGATTTTACCTTATTCGTGTCCTCTATATCATCTTTGCTTCCGCTTAAAATTACAGCGGCATCATATTTTTCGATAAGATATCTGCATACTTGTGCATATCTTTCAAGATGCCACTGTCTCTCCTTTGTTGAAGTGCCTGTATGTATGATAGCTGTCAATTTATTCGAAAGATTATTTTCTTTGAAAAAGGATTCTGCAAATTCTTTATCCTTTTTGCTTAGTTCGAGCCTTAATTCATCATCATCAACATCAATGCCAATATTTTTTATCAAATTGGAGAAATATTCGACTTCATGCATTTCCTCCAAGTTGGATGGCAGAGGTACAGCTTGTGTCAGAAGAAGGCTTCTTCCGTCTGTCGCATATCCTATGCGGGTGGGGATCTTCATAAGGAAAACCTCGAGTGCTGATTCAAAGGAATTGGTAAAGAGTATTGCCGCATCAAAATTTTCCCTGCCACATTCTTTTAACAACTTCAGTTTCCTTGCTTTATCAAGACCTTTTGCAGGATGCGGGATAGTGATATAGTTGTCTGCTAAGCCGCACTCTTTCAGAATAGTCGTTATGCTTTCCTTTGCGCCTATTGTAATATGTGCTTCTTTGAAAAATTCTCTAAGTGCCTTGAGCGCAGGCAGTGTCATCACTGCATCGCCAATCCAGTTTGATTCGCGGATAAAAAGTTTTTTAACTTTGTCTTTTTTCAGCATTTATATGCCTTCTGATTTTTCTCATTCTTCGTTCTTTTTCTGTTTCATTCTTTTTAGGCTTAGTTTTCCATCTTCTATGTACCCAAAACCATTGTCCCGGATATTTTCTGATTATAGCTTCAAGACTCTTTGTAAGAGCTTGTGTTATCTTGAATATTTCATCATCTCTGTTGTTGTCAGTGTTAGGTATGATTGGCTTCTCAAGCTTCATTACAAATTTATTTTTTCCTTCTCTTACAGTGTAAATCGGGATGATTGCCGCTTCTGTCCTTATTGCGATTATGGCAGGAGCAAAGCTTGTGCATGCCTCTTTGCCAAAAAAATCGACAAAGATTCCTTCTCGCCTTTTTACATTTTGGTCATGTAAAGTGCCAAGCGCTTCTCCACTTTTGAGTATTTTTACCATTGATTTGAGGGCATTTTTTTTCTTTATGATTCTGTTGCCTGAGTAAGTCCTAAAATAACTGACTATGCCATCAAGTAT includes these proteins:
- the waaF gene encoding lipopolysaccharide heptosyltransferase II, producing MLKKDKVKKLFIRESNWIGDAVMTLPALKALREFFKEAHITIGAKESITTILKECGLADNYITIPHPAKGLDKARKLKLLKECGRENFDAAILFTNSFESALEVFLMKIPTRIGYATDGRSLLLTQAVPLPSNLEEMHEVEYFSNLIKNIGIDVDDDELRLELSKKDKEFAESFFKENNLSNKLTAIIHTGTSTKERQWHLERYAQVCRYLIEKYDAAVILSGSKDDIEDTNKVKSLVKGEIFDMAGKLSICQTAAIIEKASIFIGNDSGPMHIASALKTPIVVIFGPGNHHKTHPYTKPELYIQVKKEFQCRPCKQRFFKECSPAPSGKPECIESIEVKDVVDACDKIISTLDLNPKQNRTKL